One Scylla paramamosain isolate STU-SP2022 chromosome 7, ASM3559412v1, whole genome shotgun sequence DNA window includes the following coding sequences:
- the LOC135102438 gene encoding tubulin alpha-3 chain codes for MRECISIHVGQAGAQMGNACWELYCLEHGIQPDGQMPSDKTIGGGDDSFNTFFSETGSGKHVPRAVFVDLEPTVIDEIRTGVYRQLFHPEQLITGKEDAANNYARGHYTIGKEIVDIVLDRIRKLADNCTGLQGFLIFHSFGGGTGSGFTSLLMERLSVDYGKKSKLEFAIYPAPQVATAVVEPYNSILTTHTTLEHSDCAFMVDNEAIYDICRRNLDIERPTYTNLNRLIGQIVSSITASLRFDGALNVDLTEFQTNLVPYPRIHFPLVTYAPVISAEKAYHEQLSVSEITNACFEPANQMVKCDPRHGKYMACCLLYRGDVVPKDVNAAIATIKTKRTIQFVDWCPTGFKVGINYQPPTVVPGGDLAKVSRAVCMLSNTTAIAEAWARLDHKFDLMYAKRAFVHWYVGEGMEEGEFTEAREDLAALEKDYEEVGVDSADAEGEEEGEEY; via the exons ATG CGTGAGTGTATCTCAATCCACGTAGGGCAGGCCGGTGCCCAGATGGGCAATGCCTGCTGGGAGCTTTACTGCTTGGAGCACGGAATCCAGCCTGATGGTCAGATGCCCTCCGACAAGACCATCGGTGGTGGCGATGATTCCTTCAACACTTTCTTCAGCGAGACTGGGTCGGGCAAGCATGTTCCCCGAGCAGTGTTCGTAGATCTGGAGCCAACTGTTATCG ACGAGATCAGAACTGGCGTGTACAGACAACTGTTCCACCCCGAGCAGCTCATTACTGGTAAGGAGGATGCTGCCAACAACTACGCTCGTGGCCACTACACCATTGGAAAGGAGATTGTGGATATTGTTCTGGACCGTATTCGCAAGCTGGCAGATAACTGCACTGGCCTTCAGGGTTTCCTCATCTTCCACTCCTTCGGTGGTGGCACCGGCTCAGGCTTCACTTCCCTGCTCATGGAAAGGTTGTCTGTTGATTATGGTAAGAAGAGCAAGCTCGAGTTCGCCATCTACCCCGCACCGCAGGTCGCCACAGCTGTCGTCGAGCCCTACAACTCCATTCTGACCACCCACACGACTCTGGAACATTCCGACTGTGCCTTCATGGTTGACAACGAAGCAATCTATGATATCTGTCGCAGGAATCTGGACATTGAGCGCCCAACTTACACCAACCTGAACCGCCTGATAGGCCAGATCGTGTCCTCCATCACAGCTTCCCTACGTTTCGATGGTGCCTTGAACGTTGACCTGACCGAGTTCCAGACCAACTTGGTGCCCTACCCCAGGATTCACTTCCCCTTGGTGACTTACGCTCCCGTCATCTCTGCGGAAAAGGCCTACCATGAGCAGCTGTCAGTGTCTGAGATCACCAATGCTTGCTTCGAGCCTGCTAACCAGATGGTGAAGTGCGATCCTCGTCACGGCAAGTACATGGCCTGTTGCCTGTTGTACCGTGGTGACGTGGTGCCCAAGGACGTGAACGCCGCTATCGCAACCATCAAGACCAAGAGGACCATTCAGTTCGTGGACTGGTGTCCCACTGGGTTCAAGGTGGGTATCAACTACCAGCCACCCACTGTGGTGCCTGGTGGCGATCTGGCCAAGGTGTCCCGTGCCGTGTGCATGCTGTCCAACACCACTGCCATCGCTGAGGCCTGGGCACGCCTTGACCACAAGTTTGATCTGATGTACGCCAAGCGCGCCTTCGTGCACTGGTACGTTGGTGAGGGTATGGAGGAGGGCGAGTTCACAGAGGCTCGTGAAGATCTTGCTGCCCTGGAGAAGGACTACGAGGAGGTGGGCGTCGACTCTGCTGACgcagaaggcgaggaggagggagaagagtacTAA
- the LOC135102436 gene encoding CAP-Gly domain-containing linker protein 3-like has translation MVVVSVGECAQEGGGRGKKGEGGRAKEDGRGGGVPAPSLVHYPVHKCPGKGDYPPGYDSDSGNSDHSSSGRGSGGSDLGSELDHRDGSRLEDSGRYSADGEEESRQQHSPQPPPHAPDPTSAQSKTEVDTHPSDRPHQRSVPVTHPPVDAPLCGHCVRRNLSFFDPDCGGCAGLLRRPSITPAHLFAIMRQWVPQVQQNIHHFVRQALELGCHVDDRDALTDMTLLHYAVKAGSNGVGDQDTALQVVKELLRAGADVHQRCRWTHMTALHYAAYFDVAPVLHLLLRDPMGVCVNDACLEYSGGTPLHIAAANLCLAAVRVLLHHGALPTLTDTQGRTPFQCIPTPEQYELVPDVQEVISCLRSLLSPSASHAHTHASHAYPAHGNTGQGSSGKAVLKAMGLKLGDRVLVSGVKTGVLRFVGTTEFSTGLWAGVELETPTGRHNGTVKGVMYFRCAKNYGIFVPMNRLTKIPHVGGGRQGRSTSQAHRQHSRTASRRSASLPPGRVNHGRVDVSQVASKVAQDIRDTTRKIVLGDRVFVDMGLGSGAARVVTGTVKFTGAVHFASGFWVGVELDVPRGTNDGSVNGTKYFMCRPHHGIFAAPSRVIKTTNDRTSGCPSEFLQDAQSFLSHSRHSLSSHHGSAHALHLATSGPLSLGYSATSASHDTQGPRSLGWGEFIEATSSTANLGPECHDSCCVTCSTSQHLLETSGPASLKVTQTLKPAIYPANTTMTSLNRSFSARYVTSRQRQEELERMAEERRRQQVWCDPPILQATPRAQRKKRENQHWLEVGHNVFYKNIVGVIKYIGKVDFEEGVWLGVELRAPKGKHDGTVNGRRYFSCRPRHGIMVKPNKVYVRGINGAKLVKPEDEDEEQ, from the exons atggtggtggtgagcgtggGGGAGTGTGCCCAAGAAGGCggcgggagaggaaagaaaggagaaggaggcagagcgaaagaagatgggagaggaggaggtgtgccAGCCCCTTCACTGGTCCACTACCCAGTCCACAAGTGTCCAGGCAAAGGGGACTACCCGCCAGGATACGACAGTGACTCTGGCAACAGTGACCACAGCAGCAGCGGGCGGGGCAGCGGCGGCAGTGACCTGGGCAGTGAGCTGGACCACCG CGATGGGTCCCGCCTGGAGGACAGTGGCAGGTACAGTGCTGACGGAGAGGAGGAGTCCCGCCAGCAGCACTCCCCACAGCCTCCCCCTCACGCGCCCGACCCCACCTCGGCTCAGAGCAAGACAGAGGTCGACACCCACCCATCCGACAG ACCACATCAGCGCAGCGTGCCCGTGACTCACCCCCCTGTGGACGCGCCCCTCTGCGGCCACTGCGTCCGCCGGAACCTCTCCTTCTTTGACCCAGACTGCGGTGGCTGCGCTGGCCTGCTGCGGCGCCCCTCCATCACGCCCGCCCACTTGTTCGCCATCATGAGGCAGTGGGTCCCGCAGGTGCAGCAGAACATCCACCACTTCGTGCGACAG GCCCTTGAGCTCGGGTGTCACGTGGACGACCGCGACGCCCTCACAGACATGACGCTGCTCCACTACGCTGTGAAGGCGGGCAGCAATGGTGTGGGGGACCAGGACACCGCCCTgcag GTGGTGAAGGAGCTGCTGAGGGCCGGCGCCGACGTGCACCAGCGCTGCCGGTGGACCCACATGACGGCCCTGCACTACGCCGCTTACTTTGACGTGGCGCCTGTCCTGCATTTATTGCTACGAGATCCCATGG GCGTGTGTGTGAACGACGCCTGCCTTGAGTACTCCGGGGGCACGCCGCTGCATATCGCCGCCGCCAACCTGTGTCTGGCCGCCGTAAGGGTGTTGCTGCACCATGGCGCCCTGCCCACTCTCACCGACACCCAGGGCCGCACACCCTTCC AGTGCATCCCCACCCCTGAACAGTACGAGCTGGTGCCTGACGTGCAGGAGGTCATAAGTTGTCTCCGCAgcctcctctccccatcagcctcccacgctcacacacacgccTCTCACGCTTACCCCGCCCACGGCAACACCGGCCAGGGCTCCTCCGGCAAGGCGGTGCTGAAGGCCATGGGGCTGAAGCTTGGCGACCGCGTGCTGGTGAGCGGCGTGAAGACTGGCGTGCTGAG GTTTGTGGGCACCACGGAATTCTCGACAGGACTGTGGGCGGGAGTGGAGCTGGAGACGCCCACTGGACGCCACAACGGCACCGTCAAGGGTGTCATGTACTTCCGCTGTGCAAAGAactacg GAATCTTCGTGCCCATGAACCGCCTGACGAAGATCCCTCACGTGGGCGGGGGACGGCAGGGACGCTCCACCTCACAGGCCCACAGGCAACATTCCCGCACAGCCTCGCGGCGCTCCGCCTCGCTGCCACCAGGGCGCGTCAACCATGGCCGCGTGGACGTCTCCCAAGTGGCATCTAAGGTGGCACAGG ACATCCGTGACACCACCCGCAAGATCGTGCTGGGTGACCGAGTCTTCGTGGACATGGGCCTGGGGAGCGGCGCAGCAAGGGTTGTCACCGGTACTGTTAAATTCACTGGCGCCGTCCACTTCGCCTCTGGGTTCTGGGTAGGCGTAGAGCTGGACGTTCCCCGAGGCACCAATGATGGCTCGGTCAACGGCACCAAGTACTTTATGTGTAGACCACATCACGGTATCTTCGCTGCGCCCTCCAGAGTTATCAA GACTACCAATGACAGGACGTCGGGTTGCCCTTCAGAGTTCCTCCAGGACGCTCAATCTTTCCTAAGCCATAGCcgccactccctctcctcccaccacgGCTCGGCCCACGCCCTCCACCTGGCCACCAGCGGACCCCTCAGTCTGGGTTACTCTGCGACCTCTGCAAGTCATGACACCCAGGGTCCCAGGAGTCTCGGGTGGGGCGAGTTCATAGAGGCGACGTCATCCACAGCCAATCTAGGTCCCGAATGCCACGATTCCTGTTGCGTCACCTGCTCCACCTCCCAACACCTGCTGGAGACGAGCGGCCCTGCGTCTCTCAAAGTTACGCAGACGTTGAAGCCAGCCATCTATCCGGCCAACACCACCATGACCAGCCTGAACAGATCCTTCTCCGCCAG ATATGTCACATCTCGTCAGCGTCAGGAGGAACTTGAGCGCATGGCGGAGGAGCGGCGTCGGCAACAAGTCTGGTGTGACCCGCCTATACTGCAAGCAACTCCAAGGGCGCAACGGAAGAAACGTGAAAACCAGCATTGGCTTGAGGTGGGCCATAACGTCTTCTACAAGAACATCGTCG GTGTCATCAAGTACATCGGCAAGGTGGACTTCGAGGAGGGCGTGTGGCTGGGCGTGGAGCTGCGGGCGCCCAAAGGAAAGCATGACGGCACGGTAAATGGCCGCCGATACTTCAGTTGCCGCCCTCGTCACGGCATCATGGTGAAGCCCAACAAGGTGTACGTGAGGGGCATCAACGGCGCCAAGCTGGTGAAGCccgaggacgaagacgaggagcaGTGA